The Aminithiophilus ramosus genome contains a region encoding:
- the pheT gene encoding phenylalanine--tRNA ligase subunit beta → MLLSLRWLRELIDIPIDAELLSERLTFTGTEVESLVRPCGKLKGVVIARVVALDPHPSSANLLLARLDRGAGEALCVTAARNLSVGDLVCYAPPGATLADGTVMGTREFSGLLSQGMALSASELGVAAVETEPGILRLPGEYVIGADAVSSLGLDDEILELSITPNRGDLLSLLGVAREVHALVEGSQLREFEIDLPQDGAHWPVDFGGITLEGEGCTLYGLGFVDDVAIAPSPLDARIRLALLGQRPVSNVVDATNLTMFFLGQPLHAFDFDRLPSPEITVRSARPGETMRTLDGKDRSLDGQDLLITSGGRPVALAGVMGGENSEIFEGTRRVLMETAWFDPIRVSRTSRRLGLNSEAAYRFARVVDPARSLVALGYALSLISRWNAGRPQPSIHLRRRRTEAIGEVELTRDKMRRYLLWDDMKEAERILSRLGFDAERRGEKGTTFYVPSYRPDVNIEEDLIEEVARVRGYTDAVIPARLPGRPRDTGTVGEAFLLWRKLRETAMARGYMESVQYSFVSPESVGRLGLGRHEELLELTNPLSREQSVLRPLLLPSFLEALSGNLRKGWRGELRLFEIGDIFVPAEGRTGCDERRRFGAVLYGGRQGKALYGARGAEDFFSVKADVTALLAACRVVPSFCPDRLPFGHAGQTATLRVDGRPVGYLTRLKPLLEKELDLGAPLYAFEFDLQSLVGDKRPRFASETPFPALLRDISLLAPRSVTAAFLGDFIRSHGGAMLEGVELFDVYEGPSLPEGMRSLAFSLVYRHPERTLVDSEIEGDHRALRESLEAAGYRLR, encoded by the coding sequence ATGCTTCTTTCGCTTCGTTGGCTTCGGGAATTGATCGACATCCCCATCGACGCCGAGCTTCTCTCCGAGCGTCTCACCTTCACGGGAACCGAAGTGGAGTCGCTTGTCCGTCCCTGCGGGAAACTCAAGGGCGTCGTGATCGCCCGCGTGGTGGCTCTCGATCCCCATCCCTCGTCGGCCAATCTCCTTCTGGCCCGTCTCGACAGGGGTGCGGGAGAGGCCCTCTGCGTCACGGCGGCGCGCAATCTCTCCGTCGGCGATCTCGTCTGTTACGCCCCTCCAGGAGCCACGTTGGCCGACGGGACCGTCATGGGGACTCGCGAGTTCTCCGGCCTTCTCAGCCAGGGGATGGCCCTGTCGGCCTCCGAATTGGGAGTCGCCGCCGTCGAGACGGAACCGGGCATCCTGCGTCTGCCCGGGGAATACGTCATCGGAGCCGACGCGGTCTCCTCTTTGGGGCTGGACGACGAGATCCTCGAATTGTCGATCACGCCCAACAGGGGAGATCTCCTCTCGCTGCTGGGCGTGGCCCGCGAGGTTCACGCCCTCGTCGAGGGAAGTCAGCTCAGGGAATTCGAAATCGACCTGCCTCAGGACGGCGCCCACTGGCCCGTCGATTTCGGCGGCATTACCCTCGAGGGAGAGGGATGCACGCTCTACGGTCTGGGTTTCGTCGACGATGTGGCGATCGCCCCCTCTCCCCTGGACGCCCGGATCCGGCTGGCCCTTCTGGGCCAGCGTCCCGTCAGCAATGTCGTCGACGCCACGAACCTGACCATGTTCTTCCTGGGGCAGCCTCTTCACGCCTTCGACTTCGACAGGCTCCCTTCGCCGGAGATCACCGTCAGGTCCGCCCGGCCCGGCGAGACGATGAGAACTCTCGATGGCAAGGACCGCTCTCTCGACGGCCAGGATCTTCTTATCACCAGCGGAGGTCGCCCCGTCGCCCTGGCCGGCGTCATGGGAGGGGAGAACAGCGAGATTTTCGAGGGGACGAGACGGGTCCTCATGGAGACGGCCTGGTTCGATCCCATCCGGGTCAGCCGGACTTCGCGGCGCCTCGGCCTGAACTCGGAGGCGGCCTATCGCTTCGCCCGCGTCGTCGATCCCGCCAGGAGTCTTGTGGCTCTCGGCTATGCCCTCTCGCTGATCTCCCGCTGGAACGCCGGTCGTCCTCAGCCCTCGATTCACCTCCGGCGCCGTCGGACGGAAGCCATCGGAGAAGTCGAGCTCACCCGGGACAAGATGAGGCGCTATCTCCTCTGGGACGACATGAAAGAGGCCGAGAGAATCCTTTCCCGTCTGGGTTTCGATGCCGAACGGAGAGGGGAAAAGGGCACGACCTTTTACGTTCCCAGCTATAGGCCTGACGTCAACATCGAGGAAGATCTCATCGAAGAGGTGGCCCGCGTTCGGGGCTATACGGACGCCGTCATCCCGGCGAGGCTGCCCGGCCGGCCCCGGGACACGGGGACTGTCGGCGAGGCCTTTCTGCTCTGGCGAAAGCTGCGGGAGACGGCCATGGCGCGGGGCTACATGGAGAGCGTCCAGTACAGTTTCGTGTCGCCCGAGTCCGTCGGAAGGCTGGGACTCGGGCGACACGAGGAGCTTCTGGAGCTGACCAATCCCCTGAGCCGGGAACAGTCCGTTCTGCGTCCCCTGCTGCTGCCCTCCTTCCTCGAGGCTCTGTCGGGGAATCTTCGCAAGGGCTGGCGCGGGGAGTTGCGCCTTTTCGAAATCGGCGATATTTTTGTTCCCGCGGAGGGCCGGACGGGATGTGACGAGAGGCGGCGTTTCGGCGCCGTTCTCTACGGAGGCCGGCAGGGCAAGGCCCTTTACGGGGCGAGGGGAGCCGAGGACTTCTTCTCCGTCAAGGCCGACGTGACGGCCCTTCTGGCGGCCTGCCGCGTCGTTCCCTCCTTTTGCCCCGATAGGCTTCCCTTCGGCCACGCCGGACAGACGGCGACGCTTCGCGTCGATGGCCGTCCCGTGGGCTATCTGACGCGACTCAAGCCCCTGCTCGAAAAGGAACTCGACCTCGGCGCTCCCCTTTACGCCTTCGAGTTCGACCTTCAATCCCTCGTCGGCGACAAGAGGCCCCGCTTCGCCTCCGAGACCCCTTTCCCCGCTCTTTTGCGCGATATTTCCCTGTTGGCTCCCCGATCGGTGACGGCCGCCTTCCTTGGGGACTTCATCAGAAGTCACGGCGGTGCTATGCTCGAAGGGGTAGAGCTTTTCGATGTCTACGAGGGGCCTTCCCTGCCCGAGGGGATGCGGAGCCTGGCCTTCAGCCTGGTCTACCGTCACCCCGAGCGGACTCTCGTCGATTCCGAGATCGAGGGGGACCACCGAGCGCTTCGGGAGTCCCTCGAAGCGGCCGGCTATCGTCTCCGCTAG
- the pheS gene encoding phenylalanine--tRNA ligase subunit alpha, which translates to MSDHHRQVDAMRMAFQGALAEAEGSERLEALRVRFLGKKGELTAALKSLGRLPSEERPSAGAAWNVLRVEIETALDEALAARRGVEAEDEERRHGVDVTQPGCGRPYGAFHPVVQVLHDVVDIFVGLGFSVASGPEVEDDFHNFEALNIPPHHPARDMQDTFYLRQEGLLLRTHTSPVQVRSMLSQGAPLRVVCPGRVYRRDSDPTHSPMFHQLEGLLVEEDVSVADIKGCLEVFINRVFGRPLRARYRSSFFPFTEPSMEMDVECVACSGANPRCRICKGTGWLEVMGLGMVHPNVLRSGRIDPEKYNGFAWGMGLDRIAMLKYGLDDLRVLFQGDAAFLASGGVL; encoded by the coding sequence GTGAGTGACCATCACAGACAGGTGGACGCAATGAGGATGGCCTTTCAGGGGGCCCTGGCGGAGGCGGAGGGAAGCGAGCGCCTCGAGGCGCTGCGCGTCCGTTTCCTCGGCAAGAAGGGGGAGCTTACGGCGGCCCTCAAGTCGCTGGGGCGCCTTCCTTCCGAGGAGCGCCCTTCGGCGGGAGCGGCCTGGAACGTCCTTCGCGTCGAGATCGAGACGGCTCTCGACGAGGCCCTTGCGGCCCGCAGAGGAGTCGAGGCAGAAGACGAAGAGCGACGGCACGGCGTCGACGTGACCCAGCCGGGGTGCGGACGGCCCTACGGTGCCTTTCATCCCGTCGTCCAGGTGCTCCACGATGTCGTCGACATTTTCGTCGGTCTGGGCTTTTCCGTCGCCTCGGGGCCCGAGGTGGAGGACGATTTCCACAACTTCGAGGCCCTCAATATTCCGCCCCATCATCCGGCTCGGGACATGCAGGATACCTTCTATCTCCGGCAGGAGGGGCTTCTCCTGAGAACCCACACGTCGCCCGTGCAGGTTCGCTCCATGCTGAGTCAGGGGGCGCCGCTCCGCGTCGTCTGTCCCGGACGGGTCTACCGCCGCGACAGCGATCCCACCCACTCTCCCATGTTCCATCAGCTGGAGGGACTTCTCGTCGAGGAAGACGTCTCCGTGGCCGACATCAAGGGCTGTCTCGAGGTCTTCATCAACCGCGTCTTCGGCCGTCCCCTCAGGGCCCGTTACCGCTCCAGCTTCTTCCCTTTCACCGAGCCCTCTATGGAGATGGACGTGGAGTGTGTCGCCTGTTCGGGCGCCAACCCCCGCTGCCGCATCTGCAAGGGGACGGGCTGGCTCGAAGTGATGGGGCTGGGCATGGTCCATCCCAACGTCCTTCGCAGCGGCCGCATCGACCCGGAAAAGTACAACGGCTTCGCCTGGGGGATGGGGCTCGATCGAATCGCCATGCTCAAGTACGGCCTCGACGATCTGCGCGTTCTCTTCCAGGGAGACGCCGCCTTTCTCGCCTCTGGAGGTGTTCTCTGA
- a CDS encoding CvpA family protein has translation MSFGAVIDMTFLFITVSLALRGLFRGLSGEVLSLAGTLGGLYLAFARADVVAGFVRSHFDITENVAYGVGLVAVFVAVNLAAALLCRLVGAFLKATHLSLLDRLLGLGAGALKGIAILLVVYGGLLMAGPLVPPQWSEGSRSLSFAAQIWPRLIPYLHENGLAFDSIPVPAAPASPDATF, from the coding sequence TTGAGTTTCGGCGCCGTCATCGATATGACCTTTCTTTTCATAACGGTTTCTCTCGCTCTCCGCGGCCTTTTCCGAGGTCTTTCCGGCGAGGTCCTTTCCCTTGCCGGAACCTTGGGGGGGCTCTACCTGGCCTTTGCCCGCGCCGACGTCGTGGCGGGCTTCGTGCGCAGTCATTTCGATATCACGGAGAACGTCGCCTACGGCGTGGGGCTCGTCGCCGTCTTCGTCGCCGTCAATCTGGCGGCGGCCCTGCTCTGCCGTCTCGTGGGGGCCTTCTTGAAGGCGACGCACCTTTCTCTTCTCGACCGCCTTCTCGGGCTCGGTGCGGGCGCTCTGAAGGGGATCGCCATCCTGCTCGTCGTCTACGGGGGACTCCTGATGGCCGGTCCTCTCGTTCCCCCTCAGTGGAGCGAGGGGAGCCGTTCCCTCTCCTTTGCCGCCCAGATCTGGCCGCGGCTGATCCCCTATCTGCACGAGAACGGGCTCGCCTTCGATTCGATTCCGGTGCCTGCCGCTCCCGCCTCGCCCGATGCGACTTTCTGA
- a CDS encoding potassium channel family protein gives MTEKKMVLVVGLGRFGAALCERLVALRQYVVAVDKVRSRVELLADDVDLTAQLDATDEEALVKVGVREADVAVVAIGENTEASILATAILRELGVPYVMARAQTALHARVLARVGAHRVIFPERDMGMRVADHFVFPWLSQFSQVPGSELLVGKTAPRPEMIGKSLAKLNFRNEYNAVVLLVDRQGEQFIPRADTVVEATDQLFISGKSDEINQWVQGSKESKEAKR, from the coding sequence ATGACCGAAAAGAAGATGGTTCTCGTCGTCGGCCTGGGACGGTTCGGGGCCGCCCTCTGCGAGCGCCTGGTCGCCCTGAGGCAGTATGTCGTCGCCGTCGACAAGGTTCGTTCCCGCGTCGAGCTTCTGGCCGACGACGTCGATCTGACGGCCCAACTGGACGCCACGGACGAGGAGGCCCTCGTCAAGGTCGGCGTTCGCGAGGCCGATGTGGCCGTCGTGGCCATCGGAGAGAACACGGAGGCTTCCATCCTGGCCACGGCCATCCTCCGGGAGCTGGGCGTTCCCTATGTCATGGCCCGTGCCCAGACGGCCCTTCACGCACGGGTCCTGGCCCGCGTCGGGGCCCATCGCGTCATCTTTCCCGAGCGCGATATGGGAATGCGCGTCGCCGATCACTTTGTCTTTCCCTGGCTCTCTCAGTTCTCGCAGGTCCCGGGCAGCGAGCTCCTCGTGGGCAAGACGGCGCCCCGCCCGGAGATGATCGGAAAGAGTCTGGCGAAGCTCAACTTCCGCAACGAGTACAATGCCGTCGTCCTTCTCGTCGATCGGCAGGGAGAGCAGTTCATCCCCCGGGCCGATACGGTCGTCGAGGCGACGGATCAGCTTTTCATATCGGGCAAAAGCGATGAAATCAACCAGTGGGTCCAAGGCTCCAAGGAGAGCAAGGAGGCAAAGCGGTGA
- a CDS encoding TrkH family potassium uptake protein, with the protein MKPRTYSSVPIERTVAGGFLSLIGAGTFLIWLFNVPVRPIGFIDALFTATSAVCVTGLSVVDTGTFLTLPSQLVVLLLIQLGGLGVMTATTALPLLMGQKIDLRRRLLFVGGLGLDTPAGAVRLLFQILKLTFLFEGLGTLWLFIGFLSDETPMRAFYLALFHSVSAFCNAGFSLFSSNLEGYATTFAVPSAVMILVVVGGLGSPVLIELVHRLRRGGRLSPYCRLVLLMTTVLIGLGTFLFSLTEGQEAFRALSWPLKLWNALFHSVTPRTAGFDTVSLSRFSDPGVALTVLLMLIGASPASTGGGMKTTTVGLLLASTWTDLRGKGEVVLWGRRIPHWTLTRATSLFFLYLGTLFLSSFLLALMEPHSFLTLFFEAVSALGTVGLSLGVTADLGPGAKLVLVLLMFWGRVGLMTFLYGLLLEGHGGGKVSYADTDVPVG; encoded by the coding sequence ATAAAGCCCAGAACCTACAGTTCCGTTCCCATAGAACGAACCGTCGCGGGGGGGTTCCTGTCGCTTATCGGCGCAGGAACCTTCCTTATATGGCTTTTTAATGTCCCTGTCCGTCCCATCGGCTTCATCGATGCCCTTTTCACGGCCACGTCGGCCGTCTGCGTCACGGGATTGTCCGTCGTCGACACGGGCACCTTCCTGACGCTTCCCTCCCAGCTCGTCGTCCTTCTCCTGATTCAGCTCGGCGGCCTGGGCGTGATGACGGCGACGACGGCCCTTCCCCTTCTCATGGGACAGAAGATCGATCTTCGCCGACGCCTTCTTTTCGTCGGCGGGCTGGGCCTGGACACGCCGGCGGGAGCGGTGCGGCTTCTCTTTCAGATTCTGAAGCTGACCTTCCTGTTCGAAGGCTTGGGGACTCTCTGGCTTTTCATCGGTTTCTTGAGCGATGAGACGCCGATGAGGGCCTTCTACCTGGCCCTTTTTCACAGCGTCTCGGCCTTCTGCAACGCCGGCTTTTCTCTTTTTTCCTCCAATCTCGAGGGCTATGCGACGACTTTCGCCGTCCCCTCGGCCGTCATGATTCTCGTCGTCGTCGGCGGCCTGGGGTCGCCCGTCCTGATCGAGCTGGTCCATCGCCTGCGCCGGGGAGGGCGCCTCTCCCCCTACTGCCGGCTCGTCCTGCTCATGACGACGGTCCTTATCGGCCTGGGCACCTTCCTTTTTTCCCTTACGGAGGGGCAGGAGGCCTTCAGGGCTCTCTCCTGGCCGCTGAAGTTGTGGAACGCCCTTTTTCACAGCGTGACGCCGCGGACGGCCGGTTTCGATACGGTCAGCCTCTCCCGTTTTTCAGATCCCGGCGTGGCCCTGACGGTCCTGCTCATGCTCATCGGGGCCTCTCCGGCTTCGACGGGCGGGGGGATGAAGACGACGACGGTAGGGCTGCTCCTCGCATCGACCTGGACGGACCTTCGGGGCAAAGGCGAGGTCGTCCTCTGGGGGCGACGCATTCCCCACTGGACGCTGACGCGGGCGACATCTCTCTTCTTTCTCTACCTGGGGACGCTCTTTCTCAGCTCCTTTCTTCTGGCCCTGATGGAGCCCCACTCCTTTCTGACTCTTTTCTTCGAGGCCGTTTCGGCCCTGGGGACGGTCGGTCTCTCTCTGGGAGTGACGGCGGACCTCGGACCGGGAGCGAAGCTGGTTCTCGTCCTCCTCATGTTCTGGGGGCGTGTGGGGCTGATGACCTTTCTTTACGGACTTCTGCTGGAAGGGCATGGGGGAGGTAAGGTATCCTATGCGGACACGGATGTTCCCGTCGGCTAG